The Brassica oleracea var. oleracea cultivar TO1000 unplaced genomic scaffold, BOL UnpScaffold01343, whole genome shotgun sequence genome has a segment encoding these proteins:
- the LOC106321242 gene encoding monothiol glutaredoxin-S4-like → MEKLQKMVSEKPVVIFSKNSCCMSHSIKTLFVNFGVNPTIYELDEITRGKEIEHALAQLGCSPTVPVVFIGGQLVGGANQVMSLHLNRSLIPMLKSVGALWV, encoded by the coding sequence ATGGAGAAGCTACAAAAGATGGTCTCCGAGAAACCTGTGGTGATCTTCAGTAAGAACTCGTGCTGCATGTCTCACTCAATCAAGACTCTCTTCGTCAACTTTGGCGTGAACCCAACGATCTATGAGTTAGACGAAATCACCAGAGGAAAGGAGATAGAACATGCACTCGCTCAGCTAGGCTGCAGCCCGACTGTGCCGGTGGTGTTCATAGGAGGGCAGCTCGTTGGTGGAGCCAATCAAGTTATGAGTCTTCATCTTAATCGCTCTCTTATCCCAATGCTTAAAAGCGTTGGAGCGTTATGGGTTTAG